In Pelosinus sp. IPA-1, a single window of DNA contains:
- a CDS encoding Lsa family ABC-F type ribosomal protection protein, whose translation MSLISVTNLTFGYDGSYDNIFENVSFQIDTDWKLGFTGRNGRGKTSFLNLLLGKYEYSGTISTKVNFEYFPFEVTNTENNTIDVIDNIYPDYLLWKVMRELSLLQVSEDVLYRPFDTLSKGEQTKVLLATLFLKENSFLLIDEPTNHLDMNARKIVSDYLSSKRGFILVSHDRAFLDNCVDHILSINKTNIEIQKGDFSSWWENKKRQDNFELAENEKLRKDITRLSSAAKRTSDWSDKVEKTKIGTTNSGSSIDRGYVGHKAAKMMKRSKAIEARQQSAIDDKSKLLKNIESSEKLKISQLNFHADRLVELVDISIFYGKKTACENVSFTIEKGDRVALYGKNGSGKSSIIKLICGENITYTGTFRKASQLKISYVSQETSHLRGNLTDYAIENNIDESLFKAILRKLDFSRVQFEKDMSDFSGGQKKKVLIAKSLSEKAHLLIWDEPLNFIDVISRMQIEELLLEYSPTILFVEHDTEFCQNIATKIFELS comes from the coding sequence ATGTCTTTAATAAGCGTTACAAATCTGACTTTTGGTTATGATGGCAGTTATGATAACATATTTGAAAACGTGAGTTTTCAAATCGATACAGATTGGAAATTAGGCTTCACAGGCAGAAATGGTAGAGGCAAAACTTCATTTCTCAACTTGTTGCTTGGTAAATATGAATACAGTGGTACGATTTCGACAAAAGTGAACTTCGAATATTTTCCTTTCGAGGTAACTAACACGGAAAATAACACTATTGATGTAATTGACAACATCTATCCAGACTACCTTCTTTGGAAGGTTATGCGTGAGCTTTCACTGCTGCAAGTTTCAGAGGACGTTTTATATCGTCCATTTGATACCCTTTCAAAGGGAGAGCAAACAAAGGTTTTGCTTGCTACTTTGTTCCTGAAAGAAAATAGCTTCCTGCTGATTGATGAGCCGACGAACCACCTTGATATGAATGCAAGAAAAATTGTCAGCGACTATCTTAGCTCTAAACGTGGTTTTATTTTAGTGTCCCATGACAGAGCATTTCTTGATAACTGTGTTGACCATATCCTTTCCATTAACAAAACAAATATTGAAATTCAAAAAGGGGATTTTTCTTCTTGGTGGGAAAATAAAAAAAGGCAGGACAATTTTGAACTAGCAGAAAATGAAAAACTCCGAAAAGATATTACACGCTTGTCATCCGCTGCAAAACGTACATCCGATTGGTCGGATAAAGTAGAAAAGACAAAAATAGGTACAACGAATTCTGGGTCAAGTATAGATCGAGGGTATGTCGGTCATAAAGCTGCCAAGATGATGAAACGTTCTAAGGCAATCGAAGCAAGACAACAATCTGCGATTGATGACAAATCTAAGCTTCTCAAAAATATTGAAAGCTCTGAGAAATTGAAAATTTCTCAACTTAACTTTCATGCAGACCGCCTTGTAGAACTTGTAGATATATCTATATTCTATGGCAAAAAGACAGCTTGTGAGAACGTAAGTTTCACAATTGAAAAAGGGGATAGAGTAGCGCTTTACGGTAAAAATGGCTCAGGAAAATCAAGCATTATTAAGCTGATTTGTGGAGAGAACATCACCTATACAGGCACTTTCCGAAAAGCAAGTCAACTTAAAATATCCTATGTTTCCCAGGAGACTTCTCATCTCAGGGGTAACTTAACCGATTATGCCATAGAGAATAATATTGATGAAAGTCTTTTTAAGGCTATTTTAAGAAAACTTGATTTTTCAAGAGTTCAATTTGAAAAGGATATGTCTGATTTTAGCGGTGGACAAAAGAAAAAAGTGCTGATTGCAAAAAGTCTTTCTGAGAAAGCTCATTTGCTTATCTGGGATGAGCCACTTAATTTTATCGATGTGATCTCTCGCATGCAAATAGAAGAATTACTACTTGAATACTCACCAACGATTCTATTTGTGGAACATGACACTGAAT